In a genomic window of Opisthocomus hoazin isolate bOpiHoa1 chromosome 19, bOpiHoa1.hap1, whole genome shotgun sequence:
- the DIPK1B gene encoding divergent protein kinase domain 1B encodes MRRVRRLLHLVLFCPCSKGLQSRLPGIKVKYLLVVWLGIFVGSWVAYMHYSSYSELCRGHVCRMIICDQYKKGIISGSTCKDLCEERSLLFQHCLSSSPTQQVYSGLWREREVIIKCGVEEALKADGRPDSVPRRDVVLFDKPTRGTSMDEFKEMLLNFLKANLGDQPSLAALVSRIIAMADVNRDGKVSLAEAKSIWALLQLNEFLLMLSLHEKEHTSKLLGHCGDLYVTEKIPHTSLYGVDVPPFLQSLLPSVVHQIVHQWFAPAWPRRAKISIGLLEFVEEIFHGTYGNFYICETSFKNVGYNDKYDFKMVNLRKVATEMTIRGFLKGRHCEQNVDCTYGKDCMATCDKLMKQCKSDVVQPNLAKVCGLLQDYLLYGAPPELREELQKQLRTCMTLSGLASQMEVHHSLVLNNLKTLLWKKISNTKYS; translated from the exons ATGCGGAGGGTCCGGAGGCTGCTGCATCTGGTGCtgttctgcccctgctccaaggGCCTGcag agCCGCCTCCCGGGCATCAAGGTGAAGTACCTGCTGGTGGTGTGGCTGGGCATCTTCGTGGGCAGCTGGGTGGCATACATGCATTACTCGTCCTACTCCGAGCTCTGCCGCGGCCACGTCTGCCGGATGATCATC tgTGACCAGTACAAGAAAGGAATCATTTCTGGCTCCACGTGCAAAGACCTGTGCGAGGAGcgcagcctcctcttccagcactgcctctcctcctctcccacccagcag GTGTACAGCGGGctctggagggagagggaggtgatCATCAAATGCGGCGTCGAAGAAGCCTTGAAGGCAGACGGCCGCCCAGACTCCGTGCCCAGGAGGGACGTGGTCCTCTTTGACAAGCCGACACGAGGGACATCGATGGACGAGTTCAAAGAAATGCTCCTCAACTTCCTCAAG GCCAACCTGGGAGATCAGCCTTCCCTCGCAGCCTTGGTGAGCCGGATCATCGCCATGGCAGATGTGAACCGGGATGGGAAAGTGTCTTTAGCAGAGGCCAAATCCATCTGGGCGCTACTTCAGCTCAATGAGTTTCTCCTGATGCTCTCCTTGCACGAGAAAGAGCACACTTCCAAGCTGCTGGGGCACTGCGGGGACCTCTATGTCACTGAGAAGATCCCCCACACCTCCCTCTACGGAGTGGATGTACCCCCCTTCCTCCAATCGCTGCTGCCTTCGGTCGTCCACCAAATCGTCCACCAGTGGTTTGCACCAGCGTGGCCCCGGCGGGCAAAGATCTCCATCGGCCTTCTGGAGTTCGTGGAGGAGATATTCCATGGGACCTACGGGAACTTCTACATCTGCGAGACCAGCTTTAAGAACGTGGGCTACAATGACAAATACGACTTCAAAATGGTCAACCTGAGGAAGGTGGCGACGGAGATGACAATCCGAGGTTTCCTCAAGGGACGTCACTGTGAGCAGAACGTGGACTGCACCTACGGGAAGGACTGCATGGCGACGTGCGACAAACTCATGAAGCAGTGCAAAAGCGACGTGGTGCAGCCCAACCTGGCGAAGGTCTGCGGGTTGCTGCAGGACTACTTGCTGTATGGAGCACCACCGGAGCTGAGAgaagagctgcagaagcagctccgAACTTGCATGACCCTCAGCGGCCTGGCCAGCCAGATGGAAGTGCACCACTCCCTCGTGCTGAACAACCTCAAGACCCTGCTCTGGAAGAAGATTTCCAACACCAAATATTCCTAA